The following proteins come from a genomic window of Candidatus Thiodiazotropha sp. CDECU1:
- a CDS encoding efflux RND transporter periplasmic adaptor subunit — translation MHGCGFRCAGIILIAATLFGCDKPSPPDSKEAVRPVKSFIVEQADASAIRSFPARIDAGRKADLAFRVAGKVEQLSVKEGDHVEKGQLIATLDITDYKIAYNNRKANFDKTKKDYARAQELVKKGHISKMDYDRLEAEFKGARSALESAQQELNYTKLTAPFKGVIAKRHIENFEEVQAKQVILDLQDITTLEVKFDVPESQLRELQPDRESPESRRRQIPVKVRFSDLPGKSYPLTFREVSTKADAKTQTFQVTYTMQQVDDVTILPGMTATAVVDLSGFLNNGQRHLVPATAVVGDSNLESRAWVIDEQSMTVKSRKVKIGRLLGSRVEILEGLDPGERIVTAGTPFLLEDMQVRLLPDREQAEPRTQELNNQ, via the coding sequence ATGCATGGTTGTGGATTTCGTTGTGCAGGTATCATCCTGATTGCTGCCACATTATTTGGTTGCGACAAACCATCGCCACCCGACAGTAAGGAGGCGGTGCGCCCTGTAAAGAGCTTTATCGTTGAGCAAGCTGACGCCTCCGCTATCCGTTCATTCCCCGCACGAATCGATGCCGGCAGAAAGGCGGACCTTGCATTCAGGGTTGCTGGCAAGGTTGAACAGCTGTCCGTGAAAGAGGGCGATCATGTGGAGAAGGGTCAACTGATCGCCACCTTGGATATCACCGACTATAAGATCGCCTATAACAATCGCAAGGCGAATTTCGACAAGACAAAAAAGGACTATGCCCGGGCCCAGGAGCTGGTGAAAAAGGGGCACATCTCAAAGATGGATTACGATCGCCTTGAAGCTGAATTCAAGGGTGCCAGATCCGCCTTGGAATCCGCCCAGCAAGAGCTCAATTACACCAAGCTGACCGCCCCGTTCAAGGGTGTCATTGCCAAGCGCCATATTGAAAACTTCGAAGAGGTACAAGCCAAGCAGGTGATCCTGGATCTGCAGGATATCACCACGCTGGAGGTTAAATTCGATGTACCGGAGAGTCAGCTTCGCGAGCTCCAGCCTGACAGGGAGTCACCGGAATCGAGACGCAGGCAGATACCTGTAAAGGTACGCTTCTCCGATCTACCGGGTAAGAGCTACCCCCTCACCTTTCGCGAAGTCAGCACCAAAGCCGATGCCAAAACCCAGACCTTCCAGGTGACCTATACCATGCAGCAGGTGGACGACGTCACCATATTGCCGGGGATGACTGCCACAGCGGTTGTCGACCTGAGCGGCTTTCTCAACAATGGTCAGCGTCACCTGGTCCCGGCAACGGCGGTCGTGGGCGACAGCAATCTCGAGTCCAGGGCCTGGGTTATCGATGAACAGAGCATGACCGTCAAATCCCGCAAGGTGAAAATCGGCCGGCTCCTGGGAAGCCGGGTTGAGATCCTGGAAGGTCTCGATCCGGGTGAGCGGATCGTCACTGCCGGCACCCCCTTTCTGCTTGAGGATATGCAAGTCAGATTGCTGCCTGATCGGGAACAGGCGGAACCCCGCACACAGGAGCTGAATAATCAGTGA
- a CDS encoding efflux RND transporter permease subunit — MNIGEYSVRTPVISWLLVIIMLGGGFWAFDRIGKLEDPAFTIKMAKIITYYPGASAKQVQDEVTYHVEDAIQRMQQVKRIKMSISRPGVSDIQIEFKDKYRADDFPNIFDELRRKIADMQGKLPPGAQSPIVIDDFGDVFGVYLALTGEGYSWRDLWDFADAFKRQLVLVPGIRKISIGGTQKEVVYVDISRAQLGELGISPSQISQILESQNVVVTAGNASVGNEYLRIEPTGEFNSVKAIGDVLIGSDEKKLVYLKDIAEITRAYEEVPSQMYYVNGKPALTLGISMQAGENVVAVGESLRQRVMELIPTIPLGMDLIEIYNQPAEVDKSVSGFIVSVGQAVVIVIIVLLLFMGLRVGFIIGAVLLITVAGTLFIMHLEGIELQRISLGALVIALGMLVDNAIVVAEGMLVRLQAGMQAVDAARETVGKTIWALLGGTVIGILAFSAIGLSPDSTGEFTNSLFWVILYSLLLSWITAITTTPLLCALLIKPGQPGGDSPKDPYGGAIFTLFRSIVDRAIRLRWITVAIVISLFILAVIGFGSVKQAFFPESNTPLFFVDIWEIEGTDIRKTREDTLNVEAFIREQEGVVQTSTAIGGPHQRFTLVYDPRETSPAYAQIIVKTDTLERIPEIWHKVEGYMREQLPWTDPIIKSMRIGPGRDSKIEARFHGPDPAVLRKLSQHAQALMHADPRSKDVRDDWRQPVKLIRPIFNEQVGRQLGITREHLATALQYAYDGTPVGRYRDGIRILPILMRAPEVERKDPGNLQDISIWSPALNQSVPAAQVVSGYTTLFENTLIRSRDRIQTIIASCNSVEELATPLFNQLKPEIEAIPLPPGYSFSWGGEYEDSANAQGGLMSSLPVGFLLMILVTILLFGKVRQPLLIWLTVPLAAVGITAGLLTFNGAFDFMSLLGALSLIGLLIKNAIVLIDEIDQQSSLGKQAYTAILDSTVSRLRPVVLAAATTILGLIPLLQDVFFVNMSLTIMAGLGFATLLTLLFVPTLYAILFGIKPPAV, encoded by the coding sequence ATGAACATCGGTGAATATTCGGTACGTACACCAGTGATCTCCTGGTTGTTGGTGATCATCATGCTTGGTGGCGGCTTCTGGGCATTCGATCGAATCGGCAAACTGGAAGACCCCGCCTTCACCATCAAGATGGCCAAGATCATCACCTACTATCCCGGGGCATCCGCCAAGCAGGTTCAGGATGAAGTCACCTACCATGTGGAGGATGCCATCCAACGCATGCAGCAGGTGAAACGGATCAAGATGTCGATCTCCAGACCTGGTGTATCGGATATTCAGATCGAATTCAAAGACAAATACCGTGCCGACGACTTCCCCAACATCTTCGATGAGTTGCGGCGCAAGATCGCCGACATGCAAGGCAAACTGCCCCCTGGCGCGCAGAGCCCGATCGTGATCGATGATTTCGGCGATGTCTTCGGTGTCTATCTGGCGCTTACGGGTGAGGGTTACAGCTGGCGTGATCTGTGGGATTTCGCCGATGCATTCAAGCGCCAACTGGTACTGGTACCCGGCATCCGCAAGATCTCCATCGGCGGGACGCAGAAAGAGGTGGTCTATGTGGACATCTCCCGTGCACAGCTGGGTGAACTGGGGATATCACCGAGCCAGATCTCACAGATCCTGGAATCACAGAATGTGGTGGTCACCGCGGGTAACGCCAGTGTCGGCAATGAGTATCTGCGCATCGAACCCACCGGGGAGTTCAATTCGGTCAAGGCGATCGGCGATGTGCTGATCGGTTCCGATGAAAAGAAACTGGTCTACCTCAAGGATATCGCCGAGATAACCCGCGCCTATGAGGAGGTCCCCAGCCAGATGTACTATGTCAACGGCAAACCGGCGTTGACCCTGGGTATCTCCATGCAGGCCGGTGAGAATGTGGTCGCGGTGGGGGAGAGTCTGCGGCAACGGGTGATGGAACTGATCCCCACGATTCCCCTCGGCATGGATTTGATCGAGATCTACAACCAGCCCGCCGAGGTGGATAAATCGGTCAGTGGCTTCATCGTCAGTGTCGGCCAGGCGGTGGTTATCGTTATTATTGTGCTGTTGCTGTTCATGGGTCTGCGGGTGGGCTTTATCATCGGCGCGGTGCTGTTGATCACCGTGGCGGGCACCCTCTTCATCATGCATCTGGAAGGCATTGAGCTGCAACGTATCTCATTGGGTGCGTTGGTGATTGCCCTCGGTATGCTGGTGGACAACGCGATTGTAGTGGCCGAGGGTATGCTGGTGCGTCTCCAGGCCGGTATGCAGGCGGTGGATGCGGCGCGGGAGACGGTTGGCAAGACCATCTGGGCGCTACTGGGCGGCACCGTGATCGGCATCCTGGCCTTCTCCGCCATCGGCCTTTCACCGGACAGTACCGGCGAGTTCACCAATTCACTCTTTTGGGTGATTCTCTACTCCCTGCTGCTATCCTGGATTACCGCCATCACAACCACCCCCCTGCTTTGCGCCCTACTGATAAAGCCGGGGCAACCCGGTGGTGACAGTCCCAAGGACCCCTACGGAGGTGCAATCTTCACCCTTTTCCGCAGCATTGTGGATCGGGCCATCCGGCTGCGCTGGATTACTGTCGCTATAGTGATCTCATTATTCATCCTGGCCGTGATCGGTTTCGGCAGTGTCAAACAGGCCTTTTTTCCAGAGTCCAACACGCCCCTCTTTTTTGTCGATATCTGGGAGATCGAGGGAACAGATATCAGGAAGACCCGGGAAGACACCCTCAATGTGGAGGCCTTTATCCGGGAACAGGAAGGGGTGGTGCAGACGAGCACCGCCATCGGCGGACCCCATCAGCGATTCACCCTGGTTTACGATCCACGGGAGACATCGCCCGCCTATGCCCAGATCATCGTCAAGACCGATACCCTGGAACGCATCCCGGAGATCTGGCACAAGGTCGAGGGCTATATGCGGGAGCAACTCCCCTGGACCGACCCGATTATCAAGTCGATGCGTATCGGCCCCGGCAGGGACAGTAAGATCGAGGCACGTTTCCATGGACCCGATCCCGCAGTCCTGCGGAAGCTGTCGCAGCATGCCCAGGCCCTCATGCATGCCGATCCCAGATCGAAGGACGTGCGGGACGACTGGCGACAACCGGTAAAGTTGATTCGACCCATCTTCAATGAACAGGTGGGCAGGCAATTGGGCATCACCCGGGAACACCTGGCAACCGCGCTGCAGTATGCCTATGACGGCACCCCGGTGGGCCGTTATCGCGACGGCATACGTATCCTGCCGATATTGATGCGCGCCCCCGAAGTGGAGCGCAAGGATCCCGGTAATCTGCAGGACATCAGCATCTGGAGTCCGGCCCTGAACCAGTCTGTCCCTGCCGCCCAGGTGGTCAGCGGTTATACAACCCTGTTCGAGAACACCCTCATACGTTCCCGTGACCGCATTCAGACCATCATTGCCTCCTGCAACTCTGTGGAGGAGTTGGCCACTCCCCTGTTCAACCAATTGAAGCCGGAAATCGAGGCGATACCGCTACCGCCGGGATACAGCTTCTCATGGGGGGGTGAATATGAGGATTCTGCCAATGCCCAAGGGGGATTGATGAGTTCACTACCGGTAGGCTTTCTGCTCATGATCCTGGTCACGATCCTGCTGTTCGGCAAGGTACGTCAACCCCTGTTGATCTGGCTGACGGTGCCCCTGGCGGCCGTGGGCATAACAGCCGGTCTGCTGACGTTCAATGGCGCATTCGATTTCATGTCCCTGCTGGGCGCCCTGTCGCTGATCGGCCTGCTGATCAAGAACGCCATCGTCCTGATCGACGAGATCGATCAACAGAGCTCGCTGGGAAAACAGGCCTATACCGCGATACTTGATTCCACCGTGAGTCGCCTGCGCCCGGTGGTGCTTGCCGCCGCCACTACCATACTCGGACTGATTCCTTTATTGCAGGATGTGTTCTTCGTCAATATGTCGCTGACCATCATGGCGGGTCTGGGATTCGCCACCCTGCTGACACTGCTGTTTGTACCGACCCTGTATGCAATCCTGTTCGGTATCA